A genome region from Nitrospira sp. includes the following:
- a CDS encoding methyltransferase domain-containing protein, with translation MASIRRIDQNKIASVSEDRPPHPYTCEYYQSSLGPVPYSRYEGKWLQFFGSVADHIVKQINPRKVLDAGCAKGFLVEALRDRGVEAYGIDLSEYAINEVRRDIRHYCRVASLIEPIDGRFDLIVCIEVLEHIPEEIAPRVIANLCRSTDDILFSSTPDDFTEPTHVNVRPRSYWNALFSEQGFDLDVEFDASRIAPHAMRFVKKPVRRCVIDALLKQREQLRHTFERTDEEQRKLIQELERRLEKVEQSVGWKAVVLLKRLRERVCPLHSRRQSGYLALRSALLTLMNGEWRSFLNGPPHGGQSSTIESNAGTAQPAPIPISPESALAHSLLDGLKGLEIGPATHNPFGLNTRNVELPAAHEFYAEEQRRLSGLEPPRVDLWAAADNIPVPNQSEGFILTSHILEHLPNVVGALMEWDRIVIDGGYVFMIVPHKWAFALDASRELTSFVHFMDDYVQKASLESHPLEGVPGGKMGHYHTFTPDSVLQVVEWMCRNKLCDWKLVAREDIDTKVGNGFTLVFMVRHQDRTGFRDGETKL, from the coding sequence ATGGCTTCAATACGGCGTATCGATCAAAACAAGATTGCTAGCGTTTCCGAAGATCGCCCTCCCCATCCGTATACCTGCGAGTACTATCAGTCCAGTCTTGGGCCTGTGCCGTATAGTCGCTATGAAGGGAAATGGCTACAATTTTTTGGTTCCGTCGCGGACCATATCGTTAAGCAAATTAACCCCCGGAAAGTCTTGGACGCCGGGTGCGCGAAAGGTTTTCTGGTTGAGGCTCTTCGAGATCGAGGGGTTGAGGCGTACGGAATTGACCTATCCGAGTACGCGATTAACGAGGTGCGACGGGATATCAGGCACTATTGTCGAGTGGCTTCATTGATCGAGCCTATTGATGGGCGCTTCGACCTCATCGTGTGCATTGAAGTCCTCGAACATATTCCAGAAGAGATCGCTCCGAGAGTCATTGCCAACCTCTGCCGAAGCACGGACGATATCCTTTTCTCATCGACTCCCGATGACTTTACCGAACCCACGCATGTGAATGTGCGGCCGCGGTCCTACTGGAATGCGCTATTTTCAGAACAAGGGTTTGATTTAGACGTGGAGTTTGATGCCTCCCGTATTGCTCCGCATGCGATGCGATTTGTCAAAAAACCCGTGCGCCGCTGCGTGATCGATGCGTTGCTGAAACAGCGCGAGCAACTACGGCACACCTTCGAGCGCACTGATGAAGAGCAGCGGAAATTGATTCAAGAGTTGGAACGCCGTTTGGAAAAAGTCGAACAATCGGTCGGCTGGAAGGCTGTTGTTCTTCTGAAACGCCTTCGTGAGAGAGTGTGCCCTCTTCATAGCAGGAGACAATCCGGCTATTTGGCGCTGCGATCGGCGCTCCTCACGCTCATGAACGGTGAGTGGCGTTCGTTTCTGAATGGTCCGCCTCACGGAGGTCAGTCCTCGACCATCGAGTCTAATGCTGGAACTGCACAGCCAGCACCAATTCCAATCTCTCCAGAATCCGCATTAGCGCACTCGCTACTTGATGGACTGAAAGGTCTCGAGATAGGGCCGGCGACTCACAATCCATTCGGACTGAATACTAGAAATGTTGAATTGCCCGCGGCGCATGAATTTTATGCTGAGGAACAGCGGCGGCTTTCCGGTCTCGAACCACCACGGGTCGATCTGTGGGCTGCAGCCGACAATATTCCCGTCCCAAATCAGAGTGAAGGGTTTATTCTCACCAGCCATATTCTCGAGCATTTGCCCAACGTCGTTGGGGCACTGATGGAATGGGACCGCATAGTCATCGATGGCGGATATGTCTTCATGATTGTTCCTCACAAGTGGGCCTTTGCTCTTGATGCGAGCCGAGAGCTCACTTCTTTCGTGCATTTCATGGACGACTATGTTCAGAAAGCCTCGCTTGAGAGTCATCCGCTTGAAGGGGTGCCGGGCGGAAAAATGGGACACTATCACACATTTACCCCTGACTCGGTTTTGCAAGTCGTTGAGTGGATGTGCCGGAACAAGCTCTGCGATTGGAAGCTTGTCGCGCGCGAGGACATTGATACAAAAGTGGGAAACGGTTTCACCCTGGTGTTTATGGTACGCCACCAAGACCGAACTGGTTTTCGTGATGGGGAGACTAAATTGTGA
- a CDS encoding ABC transporter ATP-binding protein — protein sequence MDDIVTEALSKSYPSGWPGRPPFVALDGLSLTVRRGEIFGFLGPNGAGKTTTLKILLGLVRATSGRAFLLGESVGDVATRRRIGFLPESPYFYDYLTAEEFLGFYGQLAGLSRAVTTQRVDDLLQLVGLAEARGRQLRKFSKGMLQRIGLAQALIHDPELVILDEPMTGLDPVGRKQVRDLILSLRDRGKTVFFSTHILHDVEMICDRVGIVMKGRLVASGRVDELVRQDHTQSVEVVCQQIKTDGNALINSLATRVLQQGQQCLIVLPSPDAVDALVGEIRRQGGRLLSVTPHKASLEDLFFHEAAQEPSRVPAHMTSGRAS from the coding sequence GTGGACGATATTGTCACCGAAGCGTTGAGTAAATCGTATCCCTCCGGTTGGCCTGGTCGGCCGCCCTTTGTGGCCTTGGATGGATTGTCACTGACGGTTCGGCGGGGAGAAATTTTCGGGTTTCTGGGCCCGAACGGTGCAGGAAAAACCACCACGCTCAAGATTCTTCTCGGACTCGTTCGTGCGACCAGCGGACGTGCGTTTCTGTTGGGCGAATCTGTAGGCGATGTGGCGACTCGCCGCCGGATTGGTTTTTTGCCGGAATCGCCCTATTTCTATGACTATTTGACGGCAGAAGAATTCCTGGGATTTTACGGACAATTGGCCGGTTTGAGCCGCGCAGTCACCACTCAGCGAGTTGACGATCTGTTGCAGCTCGTCGGGTTGGCCGAGGCGCGCGGCCGACAATTGCGGAAATTTTCTAAAGGGATGTTGCAACGCATTGGTCTCGCACAGGCGCTTATCCACGATCCCGAGCTCGTCATTCTCGACGAGCCGATGACGGGTTTAGATCCGGTCGGCAGAAAGCAGGTGCGGGATCTGATTCTGAGTCTGCGCGATCGTGGGAAGACGGTCTTTTTCAGTACACATATTTTGCACGATGTCGAAATGATCTGTGATCGCGTCGGTATTGTCATGAAGGGGCGATTGGTGGCCAGCGGGCGGGTCGATGAACTGGTCCGACAGGATCATACGCAATCGGTCGAGGTCGTCTGCCAGCAAATCAAGACGGACGGCAACGCTCTCATCAACTCGCTCGCCACGCGGGTGCTGCAGCAGGGCCAGCAGTGTTTGATCGTGCTGCCTAGCCCTGATGCGGTGGATGCCTTGGTGGGGGAGATCCGTCGTCAGGGGGGGCGCCTGCTTTCGGTGACTCCTCATAAGGCCTCACTCGAAGATTTGTTTTTCCATGAGGCCGCGCAAGAGCCCTCGCGTGTACCGGCGCATATGACGAGTGGGAGGGCGTCCTAA
- a CDS encoding glycosyltransferase family 4 protein produces MTVTYFSKSSIVGPSSRYRVYQFLPHFQAAGIDCRVDPLFGETYFSILKVQPAALRTLFKIPYVLACFLKRLWTVLALGRQDLIVLEGQLFPYAPPLVERLLRWCRYRVAVEMDDAIYLTPMHEQKMPALLSMATGAIVGNEQLAAYARQFSSRVCVVPTVVDTDRFRPEPTRSADLPEEHSGAITVVWIGLAYNLKYLDVVAPALRELQRTFHVRLRVICSQPPHLPGVDVEFRAWDFDREVADLQDATIGVMPLEDTEWARGKCGLKLLQYLAVGVPSVASPVGVNRDIIVSGENGFLAATEQDWYERLDALCRQPQLRARMGQAGRRTVEERYSLRVWGPRLADVYRTFAQSERQDMARQPVLGPVPGHSRSTRTR; encoded by the coding sequence ATGACGGTCACGTATTTCTCGAAAAGCTCAATCGTCGGTCCCAGCAGTCGCTATCGCGTCTATCAATTCCTGCCTCATTTCCAAGCGGCGGGAATCGACTGTCGCGTGGATCCTCTGTTTGGGGAGACGTACTTCTCCATTCTGAAGGTGCAACCGGCCGCGCTACGGACGCTCTTCAAGATTCCCTATGTGCTCGCCTGTTTCCTCAAGCGACTCTGGACGGTGCTGGCTCTGGGCAGGCAGGACCTGATCGTGCTGGAGGGGCAGCTCTTTCCCTATGCGCCTCCGTTGGTGGAGCGGCTGCTGCGTTGGTGTCGTTATCGAGTGGCGGTCGAAATGGATGACGCAATCTATCTGACTCCCATGCACGAGCAGAAGATGCCGGCGTTACTCTCGATGGCCACTGGGGCCATTGTCGGGAACGAGCAGCTTGCCGCCTATGCGAGGCAGTTCTCGTCCCGCGTGTGTGTCGTGCCTACGGTGGTTGATACCGATCGATTCAGGCCGGAGCCGACACGATCCGCCGACTTGCCTGAAGAGCATTCTGGAGCAATCACGGTCGTGTGGATCGGTCTGGCCTATAACCTGAAATATTTGGATGTGGTCGCGCCGGCCCTCCGCGAGCTCCAGCGTACGTTCCACGTGAGACTCCGCGTGATTTGTTCGCAACCACCCCACCTGCCGGGCGTTGATGTCGAGTTTAGGGCCTGGGATTTTGATCGAGAGGTAGCAGATCTACAGGATGCCACGATCGGTGTGATGCCGCTAGAGGACACGGAGTGGGCTCGAGGCAAGTGCGGCTTGAAGCTGTTGCAGTACCTTGCAGTGGGAGTGCCCTCGGTGGCTTCTCCAGTGGGAGTGAATCGCGACATTATTGTGAGCGGAGAGAACGGGTTTCTCGCCGCCACCGAGCAGGATTGGTATGAGCGCCTCGACGCACTGTGCCGGCAGCCGCAGTTGCGCGCTCGAATGGGGCAGGCCGGGCGTCGGACCGTGGAGGAGCGGTACTCCCTGAGGGTGTGGGGCCCCCGGCTTGCGGACGTGTATCGCACATTTGCGCAGAGCGAACGCCAGGATATGGCGCGCCAACCTGTCCTCGGTCCTGTGCCCGGCCACAGTCGTTCGACAAGGACTCGATGA
- a CDS encoding MraY family glycosyltransferase, whose product MILLTLTFLVAVLLSLYGVPIARRAALKFGIVDCADGRLKHQREPVPYLGGLAIYLAFLVSLAFTFEFRQDVLGIVLSGTLIVMLGLIDDFGVLTPGTKLAGQSLAVFVLIKSGIRIEIASLPDWVDIVLTVFWMVGIINAFNLLDIMDGLSAGVGVISAAFLCVVAILNGDQAIAFMLAALIGSLLGFLRYNWRPASIYMGDAGAMFIGLMLGALSMIGKYTESHSVSLLTPVLILGMPIFDTLFVMYIRFLRGLPVFLGSPDHVAIRLRHWGLSVTQVVLISYFGAALLGGIGLLVMAVPQDLAMLFSGVTLLCLGVAAVALTRVNVSGGAAAIRAESVTARSTERTGAV is encoded by the coding sequence ATGATTCTCCTCACGCTGACATTTCTGGTCGCGGTACTCCTGTCGCTCTACGGCGTGCCGATCGCGCGTCGAGCGGCTTTGAAATTCGGGATCGTCGACTGCGCGGACGGTCGTCTGAAGCATCAGCGTGAGCCGGTTCCGTATTTAGGCGGACTCGCGATCTATCTGGCCTTTCTGGTCAGTCTGGCCTTCACTTTCGAGTTTCGGCAAGACGTGCTCGGGATTGTGCTTTCGGGCACGCTCATCGTCATGCTGGGGTTGATTGATGACTTTGGCGTCCTGACCCCGGGAACCAAGCTGGCTGGCCAATCTTTGGCGGTGTTCGTCTTGATCAAGAGCGGCATCCGGATCGAAATTGCGTCACTGCCTGATTGGGTCGACATCGTACTGACGGTATTCTGGATGGTCGGCATCATCAATGCGTTCAATCTGCTGGATATCATGGACGGGTTATCGGCAGGGGTTGGGGTGATCAGCGCCGCATTTCTCTGTGTGGTCGCCATCCTGAACGGTGATCAGGCGATTGCCTTTATGCTGGCGGCGCTCATCGGAAGTCTGCTTGGATTCCTGCGATACAATTGGCGGCCGGCCTCGATTTATATGGGTGATGCAGGGGCCATGTTCATCGGCCTGATGCTCGGCGCCCTCTCGATGATCGGCAAATACACGGAAAGCCATTCCGTCTCCCTGCTGACTCCGGTGTTGATCCTGGGCATGCCCATTTTCGATACCCTCTTCGTCATGTATATCCGGTTCTTGCGCGGACTCCCGGTGTTTCTGGGGAGTCCCGATCACGTTGCGATTCGCTTGCGGCATTGGGGGCTCTCGGTGACTCAAGTCGTTCTGATCAGTTATTTCGGCGCCGCATTATTGGGCGGGATCGGTCTGCTGGTCATGGCGGTGCCTCAGGATCTTGCCATGCTGTTCAGTGGCGTCACGCTGTTGTGCCTGGGCGTGGCTGCTGTGGCACTCACACGGGTGAACGTCTCGGGTGGAGCCGCAGCCATACGTGCCGAGTCGGTCACGGCACGTTCGACAGAAAGGACCGGCGCAGTATGA
- a CDS encoding glycosyltransferase — MGHSIVKVVDLYDPSPVGYLETTQPHTVRGQLESHHALVREHYNYLRAGDAFLCASQRQWDFWVGMLMAAGRINPVVYQDDRMLRSLLIVAPFGVPAQAPEHRRRVLKGVWPGIDRDDVVLLWGGGLWEWFDPMMAVKAMSIVGRQRTDIKLFFMGVKRPNASVTTSHTADQTIALAEQLGIANRLVFFNDWVAYEDRENFLLEADLGLNVHRDNLETRFSFRTRMMDYIWAGLPIITTEGDPLSDLVKQNQLGMTVPCGDAESLAQAILRAADSSATRQTWKLNCLATAKEFSWDRVFEPVVAWCRSPIQARDKEYTDLWNSCVDNSRNWPKHAWEYYLQRAIHHYRVTGMRGLATRVISWSCGR, encoded by the coding sequence TTGGGCCATTCGATCGTAAAAGTCGTCGACCTGTACGACCCATCGCCGGTCGGATACTTAGAGACAACTCAGCCTCACACGGTCAGAGGACAGCTGGAAAGTCACCATGCTTTGGTCCGGGAGCATTACAACTATTTGCGTGCCGGTGACGCCTTTCTCTGTGCAAGCCAGAGGCAATGGGATTTTTGGGTTGGCATGCTGATGGCGGCCGGAAGAATTAACCCGGTCGTCTATCAAGACGACCGGATGCTTCGCAGTCTGTTGATAGTGGCACCCTTTGGTGTTCCCGCGCAGGCCCCCGAGCATCGGCGGCGAGTTCTAAAAGGTGTGTGGCCGGGGATCGATCGTGACGATGTCGTCCTGCTGTGGGGGGGAGGGCTCTGGGAATGGTTTGATCCCATGATGGCAGTAAAGGCGATGAGCATTGTCGGTCGCCAGCGAACGGACATCAAGCTGTTCTTTATGGGAGTCAAGCGACCCAATGCCAGCGTGACCACGTCTCATACTGCTGATCAAACCATTGCGTTAGCTGAGCAATTGGGAATTGCGAATCGTTTGGTGTTTTTCAACGATTGGGTGGCGTACGAGGATAGAGAAAATTTTTTACTGGAAGCTGATCTGGGATTGAATGTCCATCGAGATAACCTGGAGACTCGATTTTCGTTTCGGACACGTATGATGGATTACATATGGGCGGGACTTCCCATCATTACTACAGAAGGCGATCCACTGAGTGACCTGGTGAAGCAAAACCAGCTTGGGATGACCGTGCCTTGCGGAGATGCCGAGTCGTTGGCCCAAGCGATTCTGCGCGCAGCGGATTCCTCGGCAACCAGGCAAACGTGGAAACTCAATTGCCTCGCGACAGCGAAAGAATTTTCTTGGGACCGCGTATTTGAACCCGTCGTCGCCTGGTGTCGTTCACCGATCCAGGCACGAGACAAAGAATATACGGACTTATGGAATTCCTGTGTAGACAACTCCAGGAATTGGCCGAAGCATGCGTGGGAGTATTACCTGCAACGAGCCATCCATCATTACCGCGTGACTGGAATGAGAGGCCTCGCGACCCGTGTCATTTCATGGTCGTGCGGGAGATAA
- a CDS encoding ABC transporter permease, with protein sequence MQVPSISTTHGTKTRDVYWEHLWDLVVILTQKEIKTRYKNSALGYVWSVANPLLFAVIYYIVFGQIMKVPIENYSLFLMAGLLPWHWLANSVIAAPNVFLANATLIKKVRFPRHVLVVSYVLNEGIHFVLSIPVIAGFLLVNQMTPSWNWLTGIPILLVAQFLIVYGLAITLASLNLFFRDLERLTALFIAGLFFLTPITYSSAMAPDSFRSLLYVNPVAPLIESWRELFMHGQLSWLVVGGCYLSAMGTLLVGSFVYWRMSPKFAEVI encoded by the coding sequence ATGCAGGTACCATCGATCTCAACAACACATGGAACTAAAACGCGCGATGTGTATTGGGAGCATCTATGGGATCTGGTGGTCATTTTGACGCAGAAGGAAATCAAAACCCGTTACAAAAATAGCGCGCTGGGATATGTGTGGTCTGTTGCGAACCCTCTGCTGTTTGCGGTCATTTATTACATTGTGTTTGGGCAGATCATGAAGGTCCCGATCGAGAATTATTCACTGTTTTTAATGGCTGGACTCCTGCCTTGGCATTGGCTGGCCAATTCGGTCATTGCCGCGCCCAACGTGTTTCTTGCCAACGCGACTCTGATTAAAAAAGTGCGTTTTCCTCGTCATGTCTTAGTCGTTTCCTATGTACTGAATGAGGGCATTCACTTCGTCCTATCAATTCCAGTCATTGCAGGCTTCCTACTGGTAAATCAGATGACCCCCTCTTGGAACTGGCTGACCGGCATTCCGATTCTGCTCGTGGCACAATTCCTGATCGTGTATGGACTTGCCATCACGCTGGCTTCTCTAAATTTATTCTTTCGGGATTTGGAGCGACTGACTGCACTCTTCATTGCAGGTTTATTTTTTTTGACCCCGATTACCTACTCGAGTGCGATGGCGCCAGACTCATTTCGTTCACTCTTATATGTCAACCCGGTTGCTCCGTTGATAGAGAGTTGGCGTGAATTGTTTATGCACGGACAACTTAGTTGGCTGGTGGTCGGAGGGTGCTATCTCAGCGCGATGGGCACGCTTCTAGTCGGCAGCTTCGTGTATTGGAGAATGTCCCCTAAGTTTGCCGAGGTGATATGA
- a CDS encoding ABC transporter permease subunit, with protein MGAIGVIAVNAFRESLRDKILYNLVLFAGLLIGLSVLLADLSITEHHKVIADMGLAAINLIGVIIAIFIGISLVNKEIERRTIYTIMARPISRTVFIMGKYFGLALTLSVNMAVMLAVFLLTLWLYHVPIESSLFQAVQLMFVEILIVTAIALFFSTFTSSTLSAIFTLGLYVIGHLTADLRAMVANGEGEVGKAVVDLLYYLCPNLEMLNIKGQAAVGVSATPEYMMLASLYGLLYAGVLVTGACLVFQRRDF; from the coding sequence ATGGGTGCGATCGGCGTCATCGCGGTGAACGCGTTTCGTGAAAGTCTGCGCGATAAGATCCTCTACAATCTGGTGTTATTCGCCGGATTACTGATCGGACTTTCGGTACTGCTGGCGGACCTCTCCATTACCGAGCATCATAAGGTGATCGCGGATATGGGATTGGCGGCGATCAATCTGATCGGCGTCATCATTGCCATTTTCATCGGCATTAGTTTGGTCAATAAGGAAATCGAACGTCGCACGATCTATACGATCATGGCCCGGCCCATCAGTCGCACTGTGTTTATTATGGGGAAATACTTTGGCCTGGCGCTGACGTTGTCAGTGAATATGGCCGTCATGCTGGCCGTGTTCCTGCTTACCCTCTGGCTCTACCACGTCCCGATCGAGAGCTCTCTCTTCCAAGCGGTGCAATTGATGTTCGTCGAAATTCTGATAGTGACTGCGATTGCACTCTTTTTTTCGACGTTCACCTCGTCGACTCTCAGCGCTATTTTTACCCTGGGGCTGTATGTCATCGGACATCTCACTGCGGACCTGCGGGCGATGGTGGCGAACGGTGAAGGCGAGGTCGGAAAGGCGGTGGTCGATCTGTTGTATTACCTCTGCCCCAATCTCGAAATGCTCAATATCAAGGGGCAGGCGGCTGTCGGTGTCTCCGCGACGCCGGAGTATATGATGCTCGCGTCCCTCTACGGGTTGTTGTATGCGGGGGTATTGGTGACGGGGGCCTGTCTGGTGTTTCAGCGGCGAGATTTCTGA
- a CDS encoding ABC transporter ATP-binding protein yields the protein MTAIGFDHVSKWYPRYQSLSYGIKSSLLHLPETFRSLKRERVRVLDDVSFRIGKGETVGLIGPNGAGKSTTLALMAGVVEAEAGEVVVGSRVSPLLELGAGFHFDLTGAENIILHGVLLGLTRREVSSKMKAIIAFSELEASINQPLRTYSSGMIARLGFAIASHLDPEILLIDEILSVGDLSFQLKCNAKIDEFKRQQVTMVLVSHAMDHVRRLCDRVIWLEKGRIVGEGAPSLIVAEYEKSAQSRHVEIRPSAA from the coding sequence ATGACGGCGATCGGTTTCGACCACGTTTCAAAGTGGTATCCGAGATATCAATCCTTATCGTATGGGATCAAATCCTCTTTGTTGCACTTGCCGGAGACTTTTCGCTCTTTGAAGCGTGAGAGAGTTCGGGTTCTGGATGATGTGTCGTTTCGAATTGGAAAAGGAGAAACTGTCGGTCTCATCGGACCCAACGGTGCAGGTAAAAGTACAACATTGGCTTTGATGGCCGGCGTCGTGGAGGCCGAGGCGGGGGAAGTCGTGGTCGGCAGCCGTGTCTCCCCCTTGCTTGAACTTGGTGCGGGGTTTCATTTTGATTTGACGGGGGCTGAGAACATTATTCTACACGGTGTTCTGCTTGGCCTGACACGTCGAGAAGTCTCCTCAAAAATGAAGGCCATCATAGCCTTCAGTGAACTTGAAGCGTCTATCAATCAGCCATTGCGTACGTATTCCAGCGGAATGATTGCGCGGCTTGGATTTGCCATTGCCTCCCACCTTGACCCCGAGATTCTCCTGATTGACGAGATCCTGTCGGTCGGTGACTTGTCATTTCAACTCAAATGTAACGCTAAAATCGATGAGTTTAAGCGACAGCAAGTCACCATGGTGCTTGTCTCGCACGCGATGGATCATGTGCGAAGACTTTGTGACCGAGTCATTTGGTTGGAGAAGGGGCGAATAGTGGGCGAGGGAGCACCCAGCCTGATCGTGGCTGAATATGAAAAATCGGCGCAGTCGAGGCACGTTGAGATTCGCCCCTCTGCTGCCTAA
- a CDS encoding FAD-dependent oxidoreductase, with translation MIVIVGAGLAGLSAAYHLRGIPYKIVEREREVGGLCRSYVKDGFTFDYTGHLLHFRQTAIKALVERLLTNQLQRHARKSYVYSHETYTEYPFQVNTHGLPPEVVRECLLGFIATLSNPSSTPPPEGRSFKQWIIDSLGEGIAKHFMVPFNEKLWQVPLDELTSDWVSWLVPKPDVKDVVNGALGIKDKAFGYNPSFQYPVSGGIKVLPEAFLPSVEQLSYDSELVEIETGRRRAVFRSAQGERTEAYERMVSTIPLPELVRRCVDLPASLKELAASLRWVSVYNVNMAVAREGISDKHWIYFPEHRYPFYRAGFPMNFSPAMGQPGCSSLYVEISHQPTERDSDATLIKRVRQGLEQAGVLRPTDEVVMSDVKDLYYAYVLFDRYRGRAVQELLAELERRGISSIGRYGMWEHTSMEDAIAQGQQTAMRLRMKAAA, from the coding sequence ATGATTGTGATTGTCGGGGCTGGATTGGCGGGACTCAGCGCGGCCTATCACCTGCGCGGGATACCCTACAAGATTGTGGAGCGTGAACGTGAGGTCGGAGGACTTTGTCGTTCTTACGTGAAAGACGGGTTTACGTTCGACTATACCGGGCACCTCCTCCATTTTCGGCAAACCGCGATCAAAGCGTTGGTCGAGCGCTTGCTGACCAACCAATTGCAGCGGCATGCCCGCAAATCGTATGTCTATTCCCACGAGACGTATACCGAGTATCCGTTCCAGGTGAATACGCATGGCCTTCCGCCGGAAGTGGTGCGGGAATGTTTGCTGGGATTCATCGCCACCTTGTCGAATCCATCGTCCACGCCGCCGCCGGAAGGCCGATCGTTCAAACAGTGGATCATCGACAGTTTGGGCGAAGGCATTGCAAAACATTTCATGGTGCCTTTCAACGAGAAATTGTGGCAGGTGCCGCTTGACGAACTCACGTCCGACTGGGTGTCGTGGTTGGTGCCGAAGCCCGATGTCAAAGATGTCGTCAACGGCGCCTTGGGAATCAAGGACAAGGCCTTCGGCTACAACCCATCCTTCCAATATCCCGTCAGTGGCGGCATCAAGGTGTTGCCGGAAGCGTTTCTCCCGTCGGTTGAGCAGCTCTCGTACGATTCCGAGTTGGTGGAGATTGAGACGGGTCGGCGGCGCGCGGTGTTTCGCAGCGCGCAGGGGGAACGGACGGAAGCATATGAGCGGATGGTCTCGACGATTCCGTTGCCGGAGCTGGTGCGGCGGTGTGTCGATCTGCCGGCGTCGCTGAAGGAATTGGCTGCGTCGTTGCGATGGGTCTCTGTGTATAACGTGAATATGGCGGTTGCGCGCGAAGGCATTTCCGATAAACATTGGATCTATTTCCCGGAGCATCGGTATCCGTTTTATCGCGCCGGGTTTCCGATGAATTTTTCTCCGGCGATGGGCCAACCGGGATGCAGCTCCCTTTACGTGGAGATCTCTCACCAGCCGACCGAACGAGACTCCGATGCAACGCTCATCAAGCGAGTCCGTCAGGGATTGGAGCAGGCCGGGGTGTTGCGGCCTACCGATGAGGTGGTGATGTCGGATGTGAAAGATCTGTATTACGCCTATGTCTTGTTCGATCGGTATCGCGGTCGTGCCGTGCAGGAGTTGCTGGCCGAGCTGGAGCGACGCGGCATCTCGTCAATCGGGCGGTATGGAATGTGGGAGCATACGTCGATGGAGGACGCGATTGCTCAGGGACAACAGACGGCTATGCGTTTGCGGATGAAGGCTGCAGCCTGA